A DNA window from Megalobrama amblycephala isolate DHTTF-2021 linkage group LG11, ASM1881202v1, whole genome shotgun sequence contains the following coding sequences:
- the LOC125277788 gene encoding sphingosine-1-phosphate phosphatase 1-like, translated as MASEALHKFVCLCRYLQDPCHVARFQQFCGVRGTFPKKTAEADAKLAVNDACVGQCQEDRAASGDSAHGLAGQRLRKSLNAAGNDEQDESPADFLNGPSGREAERDSKGRVKPLRRNSLTGEVGQEFIIENKFLFYLFTIGSELGNEMFFIVFFPFLMWNVDPYVSRQLIVVWAWVLFIGQSTKDLIRWTRPASPPVIKLEVFFNSEYSMPSTHAMTGTAMPFCLFMLTCSRWEVQYTCTQNQADNLTHAKQVVDCFCLWECV; from the coding sequence GATTCCAGCAGTTTTGCGGCGTCCGCGGGACGTTTCCTAAAAAAACAGCCGAGGCTGACGCGAAGCTTGCGGTCAACGATGCTTGCGTGGGGCAATGTCAGGAAGACCGCGCGGCTAGTGGGGATTCAGCACACGGACTCGCGGGCCAAAGGCTGAGAAAAAGTTTAAATGCCGCTGGAAATGATGAACAGGACGAAAGTCCCGCTGATTTTCTCAACGGACCCTCGGGGCGAGAGGCAGAGAGAGACTCCAAAGGCAGAGTGAAGCCTTTACGCAGGAACTCATTGACTGGTGAGGTTGGCCAGGAGTTCATCATCGAGAACAAGTTTCTCTTCTATCTCTTCACCATTGGTTCCGAGCTGGGCAATGAGATGTTTTTCATCGTGTTCTTCCCTTTCTTGATGTGGAACGTCGATCCCTATGTGAGCCGGCAGCTCATCGTGGTGTGGGCTTGGGTGCTGTTCATCGGCCAGTCCACTAAAGATCTGATCCGGTGGACCCGTCCTGCCTCTCCTCCTGTGATTAAACTGGAGGTGTTCTTCAACTCGGAGTACAGCATGCCCTCCACACATGCCATGACCGGCACCGCGATGCCCTTCTGTCTATTCATGCTCACATGCAGTCGCTGGGAGGTACAGTATACTTGTACACAAAACCAAGCCGATAATCTTACCCACGCGAAACAAGTAGTTGACTGTTTCTGTTTATGGGAATGTGTTTAA